In a genomic window of Spirochaetales bacterium:
- a CDS encoding FHA domain-containing protein produces the protein MSLGMRIIMYGCIGIASGILSWPFAELVIFFQKDFPNLLLFSMATGVSIGIFMGGCFGMSEGIISMSKAKMIPGILTGILFGAIGGAAGLLLGQFVLLLIGTTFFNSNLSIKTLGTPLSKAVGWALFGALVGMGEGIRSRSFAKIRNGLIGGCIGGIFGGLAFEYLKLLLEGNPVARLAGLVLLGLCIGVFYGFIEIKMTDASLFLLNGSYKGREYPLTQQLTSIGSSPLTVVNLEGYKNIGEVHSEITKEKDGFYLTQAGTKTNTFVNDEQTAKKKLENGDIIRIGTAQFLFKKKERG, from the coding sequence ATGTCACTTGGTATGCGAATAATTATGTATGGGTGTATCGGTATCGCTTCCGGGATTCTCTCATGGCCGTTTGCCGAGCTTGTCATTTTTTTCCAAAAGGATTTTCCGAACCTTCTTCTCTTCAGTATGGCAACGGGGGTGTCGATCGGAATTTTTATGGGAGGATGTTTCGGAATGAGTGAGGGAATCATTTCCATGTCAAAAGCCAAAATGATACCGGGGATTTTGACGGGGATTCTTTTCGGCGCTATCGGAGGTGCCGCGGGGTTATTGCTGGGTCAGTTTGTTCTTCTTTTAATCGGCACGACCTTTTTCAATTCCAATCTGTCGATCAAGACACTCGGAACCCCGCTATCGAAAGCGGTGGGATGGGCTTTGTTCGGAGCGCTTGTCGGGATGGGCGAGGGAATCAGAAGCAGGTCGTTCGCGAAGATCCGTAATGGCCTGATCGGCGGTTGTATCGGCGGTATTTTCGGCGGACTCGCCTTTGAATACCTGAAGCTGCTTCTCGAAGGGAATCCGGTCGCCCGGCTTGCGGGGTTGGTTCTCCTGGGACTCTGTATCGGAGTCTTCTATGGCTTTATCGAGATAAAGATGACCGACGCATCACTTTTCCTCCTGAACGGAAGTTACAAGGGAAGGGAATACCCCCTCACACAGCAATTGACGTCGATTGGATCTTCTCCGCTGACGGTTGTGAATCTTGAAGGTTATAAGAATATCGGGGAAGTACATTCGGAGATTACGAAAGAAAAGGATGGATTTTATCTTACCCAGGCGGGGACAAAGACAAACACCTTTGTCAATGACGAACAAACGGCGAAAAAGAAACTGGAAAACGGCGACATTATCCGGATTGGTACGGCCCAGTTTCTTTTCAAAAAAAAGGAGAGGGGATAA